Proteins from one Pseudoliparis swirei isolate HS2019 ecotype Mariana Trench chromosome 22, NWPU_hadal_v1, whole genome shotgun sequence genomic window:
- the LOC130213024 gene encoding angiogenin: MAALGALLPLAACLLVGRPASAKNDAPCQLSRWNNGFDTFIKRHVRSGTPESLDQNQWENYIKFNGGCDRPTQSFLRPSDLARVKAVCTDQGGAMYKENLCISRKPFTFVTVRSAPGTCGIRSVREETKHLILACEGLSNQCLPVHFEGNSVDAKPNNNARGCQGSRAGDDAPSFRMTWLWLLLPLFVIVYGYRR; this comes from the coding sequence ATGGCTGCCCTCGGGGCTCTGCTCCCCCTCGCCGCCTGTCTCCTCGTGGGACGTCCCGCGTCGGCTAAGAACGACGCCCCGTGCCAGCTCTCCAGATGGAACAACGGCTTCGACACGTTCATCAAACGCCACGTCCGCTCCGGCACTCCCGAGTCTCTGGACCAGAACCAATGGGAGAATTACATCAAGTTCAACGGGGGCTGTGACCGACCCACGCAGTCCTTCCTGCGGCCGAGCGACCTGGCCCGGGTGAAGGCGGTGTGCACCGACCAGGGCGGCGCCATGTACAAGGAGAACCTGTGCATCAGCCGCAAGCCCTTCACCTTCGTCACGGTGAGGAGCGCGCCGGGCACGTGCGGGATCAGGAGCGTGCGGGAGGAAACCAAACATCTGATCCTGGCCTGCGAGGGGCTGAGCAACCAGTGCCTGCCGGTCCATTTTGAGGGGAACTCTGTAGATGCAAAGCCCAATAACAACGCCAGAGGATGTCAGGGCTCACGCGCTGGTGATGATGCTCCCAGCTTCAGAATGACGTGGCTCTGGTTGTTATTGcctctgtttgttattgtttatggtTACCGACGTTAA